From the Pyrenophora tritici-repentis strain M4 chromosome 5, whole genome shotgun sequence genome, the window gtggacgacaaaaggtaGCAAGCGCGGCTTTCTCGGCGTTGTCGCCCACTTTGTAAATACGGACGGCAAGCTTGTTGATCTGCCTATTGCGCTGCCTCAGTTAACAGGCGCTCACAGCGGTGCAAATGTCACAGTGAATGCAGTCAAttaaagtgtaaccgcgcgaggcagtaatcagagtatattgtATATGTTGTAGTATTGTGTCTGCTCGCCTTTTTACgaaggcagcagcagggtctgtttacatgacgtatctaTAATCCAGCTGAAGTAAGAGGTGCTCAATAAAGTGAGGAAGCAGCACCAGACCACCAACACGTGATCTGCTTCTCCTCATAACCGTCACATATATGCTAGCGCTAAGTGGAGTTTTTGTTGTATATATTTATGTTAATTAGTAAATAGATCTAGTATTTCACGCTGCTGATAGAGGCAACTAATGGCAAAGGGCATTGGTTGTCGAAACCCGCCTCTGCACAGCGCTAGTACCTGTCAGGTAGGTATTCTAGAGAACGACCGTACGCTGTGAACAAACGATGTGCAAGGACCGGAAACAGATTTCGCTCAGTACTGTATCTGGCTTTGCTACTGCGCGGTAGGTCCGAACTCAGCGCTCGGATATGCCACAGAACAGAATCCAACGTGGCCCTCATGTCATGTCTACGCCTGCCAAATGTGCTGTGTGGTTGGACTCGAGCTATATTGATCGGCCAAGTGGACTCTTGCAAGAGGGAGTTCTGTATGTGCGGCTCCACAGATTCGGTAGGCAAAACAATATCTTGTACCAACCTAACACAATCTTGGATTACTGAGCTGTCTCTGCGGCCGCCAGAGCGTCTTTTTATTCGCGTTGGCGCTGCAAGACAGTCAGAATACCGGAAAAGATAGATTTCCAGTGGAACCGTTTCAACGTATGATTCATGTTTGTACCGTAGTGCGCTACAAATCGACTTGGCATGTTGCACAAATGTGTGCTTCTTCCTAAAGCGGCTGTGGATACGATCTGCTGCGGGCGTGAGCCGCCCAGTGACAACAACACCCGAGGACTAGTCGAACATGACACTGTCCACGAAGTCGGTGGATTCATCCACCGCCGCTCTATCGAGAATTAGCGAGTTGGGTCCTTTAGGCTCCATTCGGAGCCTTGCGCCCGATACCGAAGAGACGGGCCAGTAGGTCATCTCGACATAACCCCACGCTGGGGTGAGCGCAATTTCTAGTAGTGTGATTAGGGCAGGGCTGTCCGGCGCGCCTAAAATTTCGAACAGCCGATCTgcatcatcaccatcaccgagCTTTGCCATGACGTACTGTCCATCAGGAAGGACAGCCTCAAGAGACAAAACTGCGCAATCAAAAGTCCCGAACTGGAAAGACGAAGATCCGAAAGTCGCAGTGGCAAAAGCGTCCGCTACAGTTGTGGCCCTCGAAGGAGCAATTACGGTGGGGATCAGCCCCTCTATCTTCGTCAATTGAACTAGCGCCTCCATGGTGACATTTGGCTCGACCGAAGCGATGAATCTGTCTCGATCAATCTCTACTACCTGGTTGAGGCCCAAGAGCTGACTGGGGGCACTACAGGGTACTTTCTGCGCAAGACTGAGGCCTACTTGATCCCGAGTAGCCTGCCTCATACTCTCACATCTCGCGTGAACGGCTCGTCGATGCCTTCCCCATAGCTCGTCATTGTACTCCATTGTAGTAAGGGATAGCATCTGTGATGGCTGGGCTTGTACGAGTAAGGAAGCGACGAACCTGAGCACGCGTGCAGTGAGTGCGCGGCGAGAGCAAGATAAGAACACAGTCAGTAAACGAGGACATGATCACCTACGGATCTTCTCGCTCATGCCATTAGCCCTGGGTAAGCTCCATCAAGGT encodes:
- a CDS encoding GlcD, FAD-FMN-containing dehydrogenase, with protein sequence MEYNDELWGRHRRAVHARCESMRQATRDQVGLSLAQKVPCSAPSQLLGLNQVVEIDRDRFIASVEPNVTMEALVQLTKIEGLIPTVIAPSRATTVADAFATATFGSSSFQFGTFDCAVLSLEAVLPDGQYVMAKLGDGDDADRLFEILGAPDSPALITLLEIALTPAWGYVEMTYWPVSSVSGARLRMEPKGPNSLILDRAAVDESTDFVDSVMFD